A stretch of DNA from Acipenser ruthenus chromosome 21, fAciRut3.2 maternal haplotype, whole genome shotgun sequence:
GGAAATGATTAGGTCACAGGAATCTTTAGAGCTGTATTTGTCAAACGCAAGtgatataaatataaacatttaaactgtTCACAATTGTTGCACaataagtttttttgtttttatggaaatacaaatacagtgtacAAATACAAGATACTGTACACTGACTAATTGATATTGCGTATAcctttatgaaagtttaccacagtgcatgttgcacttttcccatgctttccccacaGTTATACTCTGTATTTaacagtttgccatgtttatcatACCTCTAGACtttccaatgctttaccatgctttcactatgatttattatagtttgctatgcttttactatgggacacggtTATAAGTTGATCGATGCAATGCTAGCTTGTGCTGATGAAAACATCTCTCCCTTCATGTAGACAGGGGATGTTTCTGCTCACCTACCTGCTGTTCCCTGTCAATGTTCTGGTGGGGGTTCTCCTGGGGGTGTGGAGGATTGTAATCACTGGCCTCTTCAACATCATTCACCTGGGCCGGCTGGACATCAGCCTGCTAAACCGGGGTGTGGAGTCCTTCGACCCAGGTATGTCTGCTTACTGCCACTGTCTTTATCACTGTATCAGCATGCCCTCTCCTGCATTGTAAAGCAATGCTTAACCACCCTAGAACTCTGAACTCTGGTACGCTACAGGTCCATGTTTTACTGATAGCTTAGTAGCCGTGTCTTCTCACTGATATACTTGTTGGCACTCCTCCCCTCCTGTTATTCTGCTGCTTTTAGATTTGAAGAGCTGCTTCCTCCACCCAATCGCTTCTTGTGCTGCAGATCAAATAAACCATTGGAATGAacctgacctacagcacaggaaatggTTAGCTGCCAGGAAGCATCAGTAGCTTTTTTGATGGGTATTATTACTGCTCCCAGATTTTCACAAACCTTCTGGGAGTAATAATGTTGCTATAGGGGCCCACAGTTATTAACACACTTTGCTATTGACACCACGGGTCTATTTTGATGATCTAAACTGTGGTGAATCTAAATGCAGCCGCTCTTCACCTTTGTATAAACCCAGCTTGTGTTTTCCTCCAGGGAGTGATGTATTGAGCACCATTATTGTCATCACTACACACAACAACAATATAGTGGTGTGACTGGATGGCTTggtgtggtgaggtgtggtgacgtcacggaccaggaagtaactgaatcaaaacaatggatgggcggatgaagctgagtgcaatggcactcagcgtatttattaataaatcaaataaacaaaacaaaagatttaaccaaaacaacaaaacaaagggtacgagggccaaacgaataaacaaacaagtaagtgttgtgctggctaatctagcatgttttagcaattgtttttaaatgtcgttatttctcgctcgctctctccgctccctgtactctcctctgtacactccaacctcgcagaacggacagctgcaggttcttatactctggccgagggattaactagttaattatcttattacccctcggccagtctgcacgtgtttggtaaggatgcatgactgtcagctagttaaataatcagtagctgatcagtcatgcatcctcacggggttttaaattataataaaaaacgcggcgcttttacccgcgccgcaaacaaaaatacaaataataatacataggggcgggacactccgccacaagtgGGAAGAGGTCAAATGTCATTTTAGGGTGGTGTTATTAAAATCCTtgctgtttagattattaaaatacttCCACCCCCCATGATTTCACTTAATCAATTATATAGTTGTCTGAATTATACTGTAGAATGTACTGCACCTGGGTCCTGTGAATGAAATAATTAACTTTAAATAGTACAGAAAATAAGCCATACACCCATTAAcctttattacaatttaaaattacCTTTCGATTTATCGCAGCATCTAGACAACTTGTCATAGTACTGTATGTACAAGATGTTTGCACAAGCCTGTGGGATATCATTTGCCACTCTTCTCAACTAATACATTTCAAGGGCTGAATATATGAAAATGTCTGCATTTCACCACCCTCTTTCATGCGATCCAGCAGTGATTGACTGAACTGGAGATGGATAAGCTGTGCTAGCAACACAAACATTGATGCCCCACCCCATTGTTCAATCATATTGAATCATTAATTGCATGCGACTCAGTGAAGTAATTTACTAATGTATAGAGTCAGTCCTTTTTTGAACAGCATTGCAGATGGTCTGTACTGGTGTCTGTGGTGTAAACATCATTGGTATCTGCATGTGTTAATTCAGCTTTGATTGTGGGCATTATCCATCTCCTAATATCGTGTTGGAGTAGGTGTTACTGCAAATGATAATAACGATTTTCACAAGGGTAGTTCATAAACAAACAGGGACCCTAGGCCACAATAATGGCACAATCTTAAGAACAAGAATACATTACTTCCATGTTTGGTTGtcacagaacatttaaaataaaagcttGACGAATAAACTGGCAGTGTAATTATGCTGTCtgctttgaatttgcattttttgaAAATTGTTATTCAGTTCAGTGATTCGGACAGACTCTGATGGCATTGTTAGAAATGTAAGACATGCTATTTAGTCTTGAATCATACCAGCTAGGTTCTCTGATTTAATAGGTTATTGTTCAACATTTCTAATACAAGCCAAGAGTCTAATGTCAAGTGTAAAACAACAACAGGAAATGCTACAATGTCAAGGGTAAACACCAACGTAGCACTGAAATAAGACTAAAATTGCAATGAGTTATTTTAACATAACTAAGAGTGTAGTtccctgtatagtatgtggtgcTAAAAAATAATCCACGTGATGTTATAAATATTGAGGCAGGCTATATACTGTACCTGTTATTGTATCTGTATTGCTGACGGTGCACTCCATTTCACCACTTCCATAGTAACACATGGACTCAATCTCTTGAAACATAGCAACGCCCTAACTGGACATGATGGTAGCCCAGCGATCAAgagattttgaaaaatatgtctgCGTTCTGAGGAACCTGGAACGATTAGGGTTTGTCAGTAAACCTTGCTGGTGttgaataataaatgtattaatacatTGTGTACCGCTGTGACATGCTGCATCTGGGGCCCTGTGGACCTGCTGGATTGCAAATAATGGTGTATTGGTGCAACCCATATTCCTCATTTTTCTCAGAGCAATGGACGGGTCTAAACGTGATCCATGCAAGGTGTTTATCAAAAGAGGAAGGGCCTAAACTGGTTCCCAGACAAGTTAGCAGTAAGTCGTGTGTACGATGTCTCTTACTGTGTCATGTCGTGCAATTTGGGCAAGAGAACCGCTAAAGCGAAGCAGCAAATCTTTGATTGGTTTGATTTTGTATACGTTATAATGTAAAGCCAAATTAAAAATTGTCAACACAGTGttggtgtttgtttgaattatttgAGTGGCAAAAAAAGTTTGCTAAAATACACTTTAGGTGTTATtaatactaaaatgtgttttaaactaTTGCgtaagattttttgttttattaaatattagaCATTCAGTGTATAGGTAGAATTTTCAAACGCTTTGAACAATGGTCCGAGTCATAAGATATGGTAATATCCTGGAAAATGGGCAGTTGGTCTGTTTGGTCCCATAGTCTTCCTACTAAAAATGTTTCTGGCAACATATTGTTTACAAATTCAGACATCCCTATGCAAAGATAACTGGCAGATTTCATAGACATAGACCGCAGATTAGCAGCTAAGATCGCAATAGGAATGTATATATGTGAACAATAACGATACCCGAGGGGCTTTAGGCAAGTAAAAGTACATAATATATAGCCTAGGCGTTCTGCAAAATGATATAACACGTGGGTTGAGTGTGTGCCGTACCACACAGCGAcattgttaaaattaaaaggagtTTAATGTAGTTGTACTactgttttctttcaaataaatgcACATTCACGGGAAAAAGTCGTATCTGTTCAAGTAATTCAAGGTTCCCTCGGTAAAATGGTTATATTTGTAACCCATTAAATAGACGGTTATTTTATTCACTATAATAGGAATTGTTCTTTATAGAAACCAACCCAATTATGGATTCCAAAGATATGGTTTTATACAGTTTTAGAGTTTGCAAACGGAACTTTACATGGAATCTAATACTGGGTAAGGCTAGATTCacctttttgtttcattaaagttAACAGGTATTTTCAAAACTAGCTTTATCACTACCACTACCgcgtattattatttaaagcattttttatttcttaatattgTGGTTTGTGGACTGGTGGAATATTAAACTGATATGCCCTTTACCAAAAGCGTATTATTTCTGGATAGCATGCATTCAATGAAACAGGGCGGGTAGTCTTTAATGAATTAGACTAACACATCTGTATTTAAGGAGAAGTGAGGGTATTAGTTTTAATATAACATGTTATCAAATGAAACGTTATAGTATTCATTTAGATAGTTTTCCGGTATGTGCTACAATAGACTATGATCAAAACTGAACTGAATTAGAATTATAAATATTCCGAAAAAGTGGAtctaaaatacaaaatgtgaGATACAGAAACGATTACATTTGTTaagacacagtaaaaaaaaaaatagtaacagtttattattttacaaatacatttaattattaatCGCCTACAGAATCTTAAATTATACTGCTGCAGATCTGTAACATAATAGTATTTAATGCTTAGAGAATtaaacacaagtgtttaaaaaaataaatattacaagtttttttttaaaaagcctgttTTCTCTAACATATAG
This window harbors:
- the LOC131699115 gene encoding receptor for retinol uptake stra6-like — translated: MAKFAFLKKDAGTRDLDNRQGMFLLTYLLFPVNVLVGVLLGVWRIVITGLFNIIHLGRLDISLLNRGVESFDPGMSAYCHCLYHCISMPSPAL